In one Lycium barbarum isolate Lr01 chromosome 7, ASM1917538v2, whole genome shotgun sequence genomic region, the following are encoded:
- the LOC132602105 gene encoding F-box protein CPR1-like, with translation MANLPNEIIVSILSNLPVKSLLRFKCVSKSWCSWISCPKFKLSNQGRQGAIVEVYKGSTRKSFFQSINQQLTLEELNDPFMIGDDETPLERCMFLGSCDGLILINLNQHIYLWNPATRFSTKVLELNRLTDDGYYIRGGLCFDSSKNVYKAVLIMQHQTPSYGGEFVIVASLEDKKWRFLEFPYDIPSVSSGITLHGRLHYKARVEKSYKNNGNNMWERVSSSNQIIYFDPISEEFNMFSVPEPKSNQEENDIVGLGVLNECLCMTRLEDDKGGVEILVMKEYGVKESWTSLFFIRNLEISPSYGFAVPLYMTETGGLALITDDRGNKVVVHNPKNDNMKNIFVEGKTGFRIGPIITYVESLIKPEEYYWSKKRHKQFGKL, from the coding sequence ATGGCCAATCTTCCCAACGAAATCATTGTAAGTATCCTCTCAAATTTACCAGTGAAATCTCTGTTACGATTTAAATGTGTTTCTAAGTCATGGTGTTCTTGGATCTCATGTCCAAAATTCAAGCTCTCCAATCAAGGAAGACAAGGAGCAATCGTCGAGGTGTATAAAGGTTCGACAAGGAAAAGCTTCTTTCAATCCATAAACCAACAACTCACCTTGGAAGAGCTCAATGATCCTTTCATGATAGGGGATGATGAGACTCCTTTAGAAAGGTGTATGTTTTTGGGTTCTTGTGATGGTCTTATTCTGATTAATCTAAACCAGCATATTTACTTGTGGAATCCTGCCACCCGATTTAGCACCAAAGTGCTTGAGCTTAACCGCTTGACTGACGATGGCTATTATATACGTGGGGGACTTTGTTTCGACTCCTCCAAGAATGTTTACAAGGCAGTGCTGATTATGCAACATCAGACCCCAAGTTATGGTGGTGAGTTTGTTATAGTTGCTAGTCTTGAAGACAAAAAATGGAGGTTTCTCGAGTTCCCTTATGATATCCCCTCAGTGAGTTCTGGAATTACACTGCATGGACGATTGCACTATAAGGCACGGGTAGAAAAATCCTATAAGAATAATGGAAATAATATGTGGGAGCGTGTTAGTTCTAGTAAccaaataatttattttgatccTATCTCTGAAGAGTTCAATATGTTTTCGGTCCCCGAGCCTAAATCCAATCAAGAAGAGAATGATATAGTTGGTTTAGGAGTTTTAAATGAATGTCTTTGTATGACACGGTTGGAAGATGACAAGGGCGGTGTTGAGATATTGGTCATGAAGGAATATGGGGTAAAGGAATCATGGACATCCTTATTTTTCATAAGGAATTTAGAAATAAGTCCGTCTTATGGATTTGCAGTGCCCTTGTACATGACAGAGACGGGAGGACTAGCTTTGATAACAGACGATCGTGGCAACAAAGTTGTTGTACACAATCCGAAGAATGATAATATGAAAAACATTTTCGTCGAGGGAAAGACGGGATTTAGAATAGGCCCCATCATTACCTATGTTGAAAGCTTGATCAAGCCAGAGGAATACTACTGGAGTAAGAAGCGTCACAAACAGTTTGGAAAGCTCTAA
- the LOC132601228 gene encoding F-box protein CPR1-like, with the protein MVFGVMDLSSLFTEQLSLRCKRDCVLFESGIYGALSLCEFERRLEKKVLELDDLDEAGYWKRGGLCFDSSKNVYKAVLIMYKNQDHSVEFVIVASLEDKQWRQLEFPYDIPSMSEGITMLGRLHYRVWGNDGSKLIYFDPISEKFHMFPVPEPKSNQEEIVIVGLGVLNECLCIMTCLEHEKSVEILVMKEYGVKESWTSLFSIRNSVVKESISDINYPYGFVILLFFVTENGELVLIYDYCGKDVAVYNPKNDNMREILEEKTRFILGAIVTYVESLISPVEYSWSEERHRMIENKWLLD; encoded by the exons ATGGTTTTTGGAGTGATGGATTTAAGTTCTCTGTTTACAGAACAACTCTCCCTGCGTTGTAAG AGGGATTGCGTTTTGTTTGAATCTGGTATATATGGTGCTTTAAGTTTATGTGAGTTTGAAAGGAGGCTGGAAAAAAAG GTGCTTGAGCTTGATGACTTGGATGAGGCTGGCTATTGGAAACGTGGGGGACTTTGTTTCGATTCCTCCAAGAATGTTTACAAGGCAGTGTTGATTATGTATAAAAACCAAGATCATAGTGTTGAGTTTGTTATAGTTGCTAGTCTTGAAGACAAACAATGGAGGCAACTCGAATTCCCTTATGATATCCCCTCAATGAGTGAAGGGATTACAATGTTGGGACGACTTCACTATAGGGTATGGGGCAATGATGGAAGCaaattaatttattttgatcCCATCTCTGAAAAGTTCCATATGTTTCCTGTCCCTGAGCCTAAGTCTAATCAAGAAGAAATTGTTATAGTTGGTTTAGGAGTTTTAAATGAATGTCTTTGTATCATGACTTGTTTGGAACATGAAAAAAGTGTTGAGATATTGGTCATGAAGGAATACGGAGTAAAGGAATCATGGAcatcattattttccataaggaATTCAGTAGTAAAGGAATCAATATCAGACATAAATTATCCTTATGGATTTGTAATATTGCTCTTTTTCGTGACAGAGAATGGTGAATTAGTTTTGATATATGACTATTGTGGCAAAGATGTTGCTGTATATAATCCTAAgaatgataatatgagagaaatTCTCGAGGAAAAGACAAGATTTATACTTGGCGCCATCGTTACCTATGTGGAAAGCTTGATCTCGCCAGTGGAATACTCCTGGAGTGAGGAACGACACAGAATGATTGAAAATAAATGGCTTTTGGATTAA